The nucleotide window GCTTTATATAAATAATTTTTTATGAAGAGAATTATACTCCATATCGACATGGATGCCTTTTTTGCTAGCATCGAAATTGCGGAAAATCCTCACTTAAAAGGACTTCCGATAATCGTCGGAGGAAACCCCGATAGGAGGGGGGTGGTTTCTACCTGTTCGTATGAAGCGAGAGTTTACGGAGTGCACTCGGCGATGCCTCTTCATGAGGCAAAAAAATTATGTCCCAAGGCCATTTTTATCACCGGAAATTATTCCCTTTATAAGAATTACTCCGAAAAAATTATGAAAATCTTAACAAAAGTATGCCCTATCGTTGAAATAGTTAGCATTGATGAAGCTTATCTTGATTTTACAAATTTTGTGGATGAGGAGCATATCCTGGAAATAGGCCAAGAGATAAAGAATCAGATTTTTTACAAAACGGGGCTCACTTCCTCTATCGGGATTGGCTCTTGCAAACTGATTTCAAAAATGGCTTCTTCTTTCCAAAAGCCAAATGGCCTTTTACAAATTAAATCAGGCCTGGAAGTGGAGTTTCTAAAACCCCTTGATATCGGGAAGCTTCCGGGCGTTGGTACAAAAACAGAAGAGCATCTTAGGAAGAAAGGTTTTTTTAAAATTTCAGATTTGCAGGAAGCTTCTCTTGAAAAGTTGATCGATTTAATGGGAGTTTCGAGAGGTTACTACCTTCATAAGGCTTGCTTGGGACGCGATCCAAGGGTCGTTGAAGGGGAAAAAAGGTCTCCTAAATCTATTGGCAAAGAAGAGACTTTCGATAAAGACATCGCCGATATTTTGCTTCTCCAAGAGGTCCTTGAGAATCAGCTTAAAGCTATTTTTGAAAAAGCAAAAGAAAGGAAATTACGTTTTAAAGGGTTTTCTATAAAAATCAGACACCCTGATTTTAAAACATTTACAAAGTCATATACGTTTAAAAATTTCACTCAGAACTATCATGAGTTAAGAAAAGCTGTATTTTCTCTTTTTGAGTCGTTTTATTCCGGCTCCCCCCCGCTTCGTCTTTTAGGAGTAAGCCTTGAAAACTTAAGCGACGGTTATTGGCAGCCTACTTTTTGGGACGATCTTTAGGTTTCGCTTGCAAAAGCTTAAGGTATTCAATAAGAAGCCTGACCCCTACCCCTGTAGCGCCTTTTGTGCAATATTTCCCCGGTTTCGGCAGAAAAGCGGTTCCTGCTATATCAAGATGCGCCCAAGGAGTATCTTGAACAAACTCTTTCAAAAATAAAGCCGCTGTAATAGAGCTTCCGAGCCTGCCTCCGGAATTGCTTATATCGGCGATGTCCGATTTTAAAAGTTCCCGCCATTCCGGATAAATGGGAAGGGGCCAAACACGCTCAAAGGTATTTTCTCCGGCTTTTATAAGAGCTTTTGAAAGGGTCTCATCATTAGACATCATCCCTGAAACTTCATGTCCAAAAGTAACGAGGATAGCCCCTGTTAATGTGGCAAGGTCAATAAGACGGGTAATCGGGTATTTCTTTTTCACATAAGAGATAGCATCTGCAAGGATAAGGCGGCCTTCCGCATCCGTATTGGTTATTTCTACCGTTTTCTCTGAAAAACTTTTATAAACATCGCCCGGCTTATAGCTTAAGGAATCAATAGCATTTTCAGCGGTTGGTATGGCCGCAATTAAATTTACTTTTAATTTTAAATCCTTAGCCGCAATTAATGCGCCTAAAACTGCCGCGGCGCCGGACATATCCGCTTTTTGGGTTTCTATCGATCCTGAAGGCTTTAAATTAAGCCCGCCTGTATCAAAGGTGACTCCTTTGCCAACAAGAGCTATCAAATCCTTGGATTTAGGATCCCCGATATATTCCCCTAAGATAAGCTTTGGCTCTTCCTTAGCGCCTCTTCCAACAGCAAGTAAAAGCCCCATTTTTTCTTTCTCAAGCTCTTTTTTGTCAAGAACTGAAACCCGTAAATTCCCTTTTGAAAAAGATTTAGCTGTTTTGGCAAGGTAAGAGGGCGTGACTAAATCCGCATTTCCATTAGCAAGATCTCTTGCTAAAAAGACCGATTTAATCACGACTATGATTTCTTCTACCGATTTTTTAGAAACGCCAAAATCTAGAAGAGTCAAACGGTATTCCTTTGCAGTCTCTTCCTTTTTCAAAGAAAATTGGTAAGAGGAAAGCAAAAAACCTTCTAAAAAAGCTTCTAGA belongs to Criblamydia sequanensis CRIB-18 and includes:
- a CDS encoding leucyl aminopeptidase, whose product is MNFLRREPHIALSDFVKNKSYKGVLILPFAIVQKKAVPLFSDFSFKEIDHLASLGDFQAKESEISFFYPMKGPFERVLLLGLGEIEKVSLETIRRVFGSLERFLASKKWFQVLVPNFHLKEIRREKLLEAFLEGFLLSSYQFSLKKEETAKEYRLTLLDFGVSKKSVEEIIVVIKSVFLARDLANGNADLVTPSYLAKTAKSFSKGNLRVSVLDKKELEKEKMGLLLAVGRGAKEEPKLILGEYIGDPKSKDLIALVGKGVTFDTGGLNLKPSGSIETQKADMSGAAAVLGALIAAKDLKLKVNLIAAIPTAENAIDSLSYKPGDVYKSFSEKTVEITNTDAEGRLILADAISYVKKKYPITRLIDLATLTGAILVTFGHEVSGMMSNDETLSKALIKAGENTFERVWPLPIYPEWRELLKSDIADISNSGGRLGSSITAALFLKEFVQDTPWAHLDIAGTAFLPKPGKYCTKGATGVGVRLLIEYLKLLQAKPKDRPKK
- the dinB gene encoding DNA polymerase IV; translated protein: MKRIILHIDMDAFFASIEIAENPHLKGLPIIVGGNPDRRGVVSTCSYEARVYGVHSAMPLHEAKKLCPKAIFITGNYSLYKNYSEKIMKILTKVCPIVEIVSIDEAYLDFTNFVDEEHILEIGQEIKNQIFYKTGLTSSIGIGSCKLISKMASSFQKPNGLLQIKSGLEVEFLKPLDIGKLPGVGTKTEEHLRKKGFFKISDLQEASLEKLIDLMGVSRGYYLHKACLGRDPRVVEGEKRSPKSIGKEETFDKDIADILLLQEVLENQLKAIFEKAKERKLRFKGFSIKIRHPDFKTFTKSYTFKNFTQNYHELRKAVFSLFESFYSGSPPLRLLGVSLENLSDGYWQPTFWDDL